A genomic region of Micromonospora sp. NBC_01796 contains the following coding sequences:
- a CDS encoding MFS transporter, translating to MAETVSVPVTSAPPPSTRRERTGWYFYDWAMSAFSTTVITVFLGPFLTTVTELAAGCELGADACDGDVHPFGITIAAGSYFPYLVSLSVFLTVFVLPVMGAVADRSAHKKRLLAGAAFIGALATIGMVFVTGDRYLLGGALFLVANIAFGASVVVYNSFLPQLGGPDDRDGISSRGWALGYLGGGLLLALNLVVVTMFSVEGDHQRTLDLARWSIVSAGVWWALFTLVPLRWLRERPAAEASTGGNLLTDGFRQLVRTVRGLKAYPLTLFFLLAFLVFNDGIQTVIALASQYGTEELRLEQTTLIVTILLVQFLAFGGALLLGALAKRIGAWKTVLLSLVLWTVVILAAFRLPAEAPVPFMILGAGIGLVLGGSQALSRSLFSQLIPAGKEGEYYGFYEISDKGTSWLGPLAFGVVFQLTNSYRVGLVSLLIFFVVGFVLLLAVPIRRAIVAAGNTPPRVL from the coding sequence ATGGCCGAAACCGTCTCCGTCCCCGTGACCAGCGCGCCGCCGCCCAGCACCCGCCGGGAACGGACCGGCTGGTACTTCTACGACTGGGCGATGTCGGCGTTCTCCACCACGGTCATCACCGTGTTCCTCGGCCCCTTCCTGACCACGGTCACCGAACTGGCCGCCGGCTGCGAACTCGGCGCGGACGCCTGCGACGGCGACGTGCACCCGTTCGGGATCACGATCGCGGCCGGGTCGTACTTCCCGTACCTGGTGTCGCTGTCGGTGTTCCTGACCGTGTTCGTGCTCCCGGTGATGGGCGCGGTGGCGGACCGGTCGGCGCACAAGAAACGGCTCCTGGCCGGGGCGGCGTTCATCGGCGCGCTCGCCACCATCGGGATGGTCTTCGTCACCGGCGACCGATACCTGCTCGGCGGCGCCCTGTTCCTGGTCGCGAACATCGCCTTCGGCGCCAGCGTGGTGGTCTACAACTCGTTCCTGCCGCAGCTCGGCGGCCCCGACGACCGGGACGGGATCTCCAGCCGGGGCTGGGCGCTGGGCTACCTCGGCGGTGGACTCCTGCTGGCCCTGAACCTGGTCGTGGTGACGATGTTCAGCGTGGAGGGTGACCACCAGCGCACCCTGGACCTGGCCCGGTGGTCGATCGTCTCGGCCGGCGTGTGGTGGGCCCTGTTCACCCTGGTGCCGCTGCGCTGGCTGCGGGAACGCCCGGCGGCCGAGGCCAGCACCGGCGGCAACCTGCTCACCGACGGGTTCCGGCAGCTCGTCCGGACCGTACGCGGACTCAAGGCGTACCCGTTGACATTGTTCTTCCTGCTCGCGTTCCTGGTCTTCAACGACGGCATCCAGACCGTGATCGCCCTGGCCAGCCAGTACGGCACCGAGGAACTGCGGCTGGAGCAGACCACCCTGATCGTGACCATCCTGCTGGTGCAGTTCCTCGCGTTCGGCGGGGCGCTGCTGCTCGGCGCGCTGGCCAAGCGGATCGGCGCCTGGAAGACGGTGCTGCTCAGCCTGGTGCTGTGGACCGTGGTGATCCTGGCCGCGTTCCGGCTCCCCGCCGAGGCGCCGGTGCCGTTCATGATCCTCGGTGCCGGCATCGGTCTGGTGCTCGGCGGCAGCCAGGCACTGAGCCGGTCCCTGTTCAGCCAGCTCATCCCGGCCGGCAAGGAGGGCGAGTACTACGGCTTCTACGAAATCAGCGACAAGGGCACCAGTTGGCTCGGGCCGCTCGCGTTCGGTGTGGTGTTCCAACTCACCAACAGCTACCGGGTGGGGTTGGTCTCGCTACTGATCTTCTTCGTGGTCGGCTTCGTGCTCCTGCTCGCGGTGCCGATCCGGCGCGCCATCGTGGCGGCGGGAAACACGCCGCCACGGGTGCTGTGA
- a CDS encoding thymidine kinase gives MTDDAATSSAPLVYSPSGGPDAPQHHTARPARDGRPLHAAALKFFWGPMDCGKSTMALQMNYNHARQGRRGLVTTRIDRSLGPQVTTRIGLAHEAIEVTEDLDLRALVRGRRAEGLKVDYLICDEACFYTVEHVEQMAELVDDYDVDVFAFGLASDFRSCLFPAAQRLFELADEVARIQVEVLCWCGREGLLNARIVNGAVAREGQQVVIGDTVVSAEVRYQVLCRRHHRTGDLGPRG, from the coding sequence GTGACCGACGACGCCGCGACCTCCTCCGCCCCCCTGGTGTACTCGCCATCCGGCGGACCCGACGCCCCGCAGCACCACACGGCGCGGCCGGCCCGCGACGGTCGGCCGCTGCACGCCGCCGCGCTGAAGTTCTTCTGGGGACCGATGGACTGTGGCAAGTCGACCATGGCCCTGCAGATGAACTACAACCACGCCCGGCAGGGACGGCGGGGCCTGGTCACCACCCGGATCGACCGCTCGCTCGGCCCGCAGGTCACCACCCGGATCGGGCTCGCCCACGAGGCGATCGAGGTCACCGAGGACCTGGACCTGCGCGCCCTGGTCCGGGGCCGGCGCGCCGAGGGCCTCAAGGTCGACTACCTGATCTGCGACGAGGCCTGCTTCTACACCGTCGAGCACGTCGAACAGATGGCCGAACTCGTCGACGACTACGACGTGGACGTGTTCGCCTTCGGTCTGGCCTCCGACTTCCGCTCCTGTCTGTTCCCGGCGGCGCAGCGGCTGTTCGAACTCGCCGACGAGGTGGCCCGCATCCAGGTCGAGGTGCTCTGCTGGTGCGGGCGGGAGGGGCTGCTCAACGCGCGGATCGTCAACGGCGCGGTGGCCCGGGAGGGACAGCAGGTGGTGATCGGCGACACCGTGGTCAGCGCCGAGGTGCGTTACCAGGTGCTCTGCCGCCGGCACCACCGTACCGGCGACCTCGGCCCGCGCGGCTGA
- a CDS encoding Rv0361 family membrane protein, which yields MAYEIARSRIRPRRGLRGALVVVGLTLFVCCVGAAGLAAWNFQAVRQATGPAKRAAGTFLDKVTAGDHAGAYDRLCAATRKQWSLPRFASRIETPPTISRYAIEDVKIASKDGRQSATVTVALTRTSGAVDNHQLPVVDSDDGWQVCGDPF from the coding sequence ATGGCGTACGAGATCGCGCGGTCCCGGATCCGGCCCCGGCGGGGGTTGCGCGGGGCGCTGGTCGTGGTCGGGCTGACGCTCTTCGTGTGCTGCGTCGGCGCGGCCGGACTGGCCGCCTGGAACTTCCAGGCAGTCCGGCAGGCGACCGGTCCGGCGAAACGAGCGGCCGGCACCTTCCTCGACAAGGTCACCGCCGGTGACCACGCGGGTGCGTACGACCGGCTCTGCGCGGCAACCCGCAAGCAGTGGAGCCTGCCGAGGTTCGCGTCGCGGATCGAGACCCCGCCGACGATCAGCCGGTACGCGATCGAGGACGTCAAGATCGCCAGCAAGGACGGACGGCAGAGCGCCACGGTGACGGTCGCGCTGACCCGCACGAGCGGGGCGGTGGACAACCACCAACTGCCGGTGGTCGACTCCGACGACGGTTGGCAGGTCTGCGGTGACCCGTTCTGA
- a CDS encoding GntR family transcriptional regulator, producing the protein MFIELDPHSPVPPYEQVRARIAALASDGELTAGTRLPAVRQLAEELGLAANTVARAYRELEQAGLVQTRGRHGTVITARAARVPAEAQLLAQRYAEQSRRLGVPPAQALALVRAALDLPVND; encoded by the coding sequence GTGTTCATCGAACTGGACCCGCACTCGCCGGTCCCACCGTACGAGCAGGTCCGGGCGCGGATCGCCGCCCTGGCCAGCGACGGTGAGCTGACCGCGGGCACCCGGCTACCGGCCGTACGGCAGCTCGCCGAGGAACTCGGCCTGGCCGCCAACACCGTCGCCCGCGCCTACCGGGAACTGGAGCAGGCCGGGCTGGTCCAGACCCGTGGCCGGCACGGCACGGTGATCACCGCCAGGGCGGCTCGGGTGCCGGCCGAGGCGCAACTGCTCGCCCAGCGCTACGCCGAACAGAGCCGCCGGCTCGGCGTACCGCCCGCGCAGGCGTTGGCGCTGGTCCGGGCGGCCCTGGACCTGCCGGTCAACGACTGA
- a CDS encoding acyl-CoA dehydrogenase family protein, with the protein MGRYVQPVTAPGDPYTEDRLLRSWLDRQLGLAGHAAAKGRLTALAADVTGPLRAAHADAEAHPPTLVRYDPWGARIDRIDTSAGWQTQRAAAARHAVVALPYLAQARGEWGAAARVVQHALLHLYGPESATFSCPVAMSDGAAALLNRPEVDPAVRDAWLPRLTSTDPAHAITSGQWMTESQGGSDLARSSTTGRPASDGSWRLTGEKWFCSAADSAMAVALARPDGKVRGSRVLAPFLVPRYAVDSPLAGVGADPGYPAPGVTVHRLKDKLGTRALPTAEIGLHNAYALPLGDPEQPGLTRAMTLVVVTRLHNAAAAAGGMRRGLAYARAYADTRQVAGGLLATSPLHRATLGTLAVDAAGAFALAGHAFFLLGRVEVGSDPAAAAELRIVAPLAKLATGRLAVASAAEYVESFGGAGYVEDTGVPRLLRDAQVLPIWEGTTNVLALDVLRATVREDAALPLLRRLDLATDIARRLNPALADALATSARRLRTTVAEVTADPDAVAVVAGARGFALRLAYALAAAVLVEQAAGGDELAEVAARLWARRWLRGEEIAADAHHYLDVLC; encoded by the coding sequence ATGGGCCGCTACGTGCAACCGGTGACCGCGCCGGGTGATCCCTACACCGAAGACCGCCTGCTGCGCTCCTGGTTGGACCGGCAACTGGGGCTCGCCGGACACGCCGCCGCCAAGGGCCGACTCACCGCGCTCGCGGCCGACGTCACCGGGCCGCTGCGGGCCGCGCACGCCGACGCCGAAGCCCACCCACCCACACTGGTGCGCTACGACCCGTGGGGAGCCAGGATCGACCGGATCGACACCTCCGCCGGCTGGCAGACCCAGCGGGCCGCCGCCGCCCGGCACGCCGTGGTCGCCCTGCCCTACCTGGCGCAGGCCCGTGGCGAATGGGGCGCGGCGGCGCGGGTGGTCCAGCACGCCCTGCTGCACCTGTACGGTCCCGAGTCGGCCACGTTCTCCTGCCCGGTCGCGATGAGCGACGGCGCGGCGGCCCTGCTGAACCGACCCGAGGTCGACCCGGCGGTACGCGACGCCTGGCTGCCCCGGTTGACCTCGACCGACCCCGCGCACGCGATCACCAGCGGGCAGTGGATGACCGAGTCGCAGGGCGGTTCCGACCTGGCCCGCTCCTCCACCACGGGCCGGCCCGCCAGCGACGGCTCCTGGCGGCTGACCGGCGAGAAGTGGTTCTGTTCCGCCGCCGACTCGGCGATGGCGGTGGCACTGGCCCGCCCCGACGGGAAGGTACGCGGCAGCCGGGTCCTGGCCCCGTTCCTGGTGCCCCGCTACGCCGTCGACTCACCGCTGGCCGGCGTCGGCGCCGACCCGGGATACCCGGCACCCGGCGTGACCGTGCACCGGCTCAAGGACAAGCTCGGCACCCGGGCACTGCCCACGGCCGAGATCGGGTTGCACAACGCGTACGCGCTCCCGCTGGGCGACCCGGAACAACCGGGCCTGACCCGGGCGATGACCCTGGTCGTGGTGACCCGGCTGCACAACGCCGCCGCGGCGGCCGGCGGTATGCGCCGTGGCCTGGCCTACGCCCGCGCGTACGCCGACACCCGGCAGGTGGCCGGCGGGCTGCTCGCCACCTCCCCGCTGCACCGGGCCACCCTGGGCACCCTCGCGGTCGACGCCGCCGGTGCGTTCGCCCTGGCCGGACACGCGTTCTTCCTGCTCGGCCGGGTGGAGGTGGGTTCCGACCCGGCAGCCGCCGCCGAACTGCGGATCGTGGCCCCGCTGGCCAAGCTCGCCACCGGCCGGCTCGCGGTCGCCTCGGCCGCCGAGTACGTGGAGAGCTTCGGCGGCGCCGGCTACGTCGAGGACACCGGGGTGCCCCGCCTGCTGCGCGACGCCCAGGTGCTGCCGATCTGGGAGGGCACCACCAACGTCTTGGCGCTCGACGTGCTGCGCGCCACCGTACGGGAGGACGCCGCCCTGCCGCTGTTGCGCCGCCTCGACCTGGCCACGGACATCGCCCGCAGGCTGAACCCGGCCCTCGCCGACGCGCTCGCCACGTCGGCCCGGCGTCTGCGTACCACCGTCGCGGAGGTGACCGCCGACCCTGACGCGGTGGCCGTCGTCGCCGGCGCACGCGGGTTCGCCCTGCGGCTGGCGTACGCGTTGGCCGCCGCCGTACTGGTCGAGCAGGCCGCCGGCGGCGACGAACTCGCCGAGGTCGCCGCCCGACTCTGGGCGCGGCGTTGGCTGCGCGGGGAGGAGATCGCCGCCGACGCCCACCACTACCTGGACGTGCTCTGCTAG
- a CDS encoding outer membrane protein assembly factor BamB family protein: protein MDTHPAVLIELGTERGIPEQDRPTSVRARRVAVRWPVLCLTALLVLLSVTAAQPLARDLRRTGELPIAARASFFLAGDLLLVADPTSTPMTLSGYDLPGGRRLWQVPAATAASFAADLVGDLVLVAEVDSLGRRISTTARSARTGQVRWQRPGLLLVGADSATGVAISEVRSASGAGRRIEGTIEAVDLATGRIRWTVPVPSTAVGELVPGGPDRLLVVHDSGAVNLHDLRTGAVVGEGRLPPADYAPDNPVIVGDRLILRHPTSGGESAISGYDLSDLGLRWSRPVQRVSGGLRECAGLVCLEDWRQVVALDPVTGAPLWTGGTHRGWGRLPWGIGTGARVLLRPSPDRPLVAVEEGAALRILGALPERVSDCRAGDVDLVCRTDSTRLGLWRMSVPDR, encoded by the coding sequence ATGGACACGCACCCGGCGGTGCTGATCGAACTCGGCACCGAACGCGGGATCCCGGAGCAGGACCGGCCGACGTCCGTACGTGCCCGCCGGGTCGCGGTCCGGTGGCCGGTGCTCTGCCTGACCGCGCTGCTGGTCCTGCTGTCGGTGACCGCGGCGCAGCCGCTCGCGCGGGACCTGCGCCGCACCGGCGAGTTGCCGATCGCCGCCCGGGCCTCGTTCTTCCTCGCCGGGGACCTGCTCCTGGTCGCCGACCCGACCAGCACGCCGATGACACTGTCCGGATACGACCTGCCCGGCGGGCGGCGGCTCTGGCAGGTCCCGGCCGCCACTGCGGCGTCCTTCGCCGCGGACCTCGTCGGTGACCTGGTGCTGGTCGCCGAGGTGGACAGCCTGGGCCGCCGGATCTCCACCACCGCCCGGTCGGCACGCACCGGCCAGGTCCGGTGGCAGCGCCCCGGCCTGCTGCTGGTGGGCGCCGACTCCGCCACCGGGGTCGCGATCTCCGAGGTACGCAGCGCGTCCGGCGCCGGCCGCCGGATCGAGGGGACGATCGAAGCCGTCGACCTGGCAACCGGGCGGATCCGGTGGACGGTGCCGGTGCCGTCGACGGCGGTCGGCGAACTGGTGCCCGGCGGCCCGGACCGGCTGCTCGTGGTGCACGACAGCGGCGCGGTGAACCTGCACGACCTGCGCACGGGCGCGGTGGTCGGTGAGGGACGCCTGCCACCGGCGGACTACGCGCCGGACAACCCGGTGATCGTCGGTGACCGGCTGATCCTGCGGCATCCGACCAGCGGCGGCGAGTCCGCGATCAGCGGTTACGACCTGTCCGACCTCGGTCTGCGGTGGAGCCGACCGGTCCAGCGGGTCAGCGGCGGCCTGCGCGAGTGCGCGGGACTGGTCTGCCTGGAGGACTGGCGGCAGGTGGTCGCGCTCGACCCGGTCACCGGCGCCCCGCTCTGGACCGGCGGCACGCACCGGGGGTGGGGGCGGCTGCCGTGGGGCATCGGCACCGGCGCCCGGGTGCTGCTGCGTCCCTCCCCCGATCGGCCGCTGGTCGCGGTGGAGGAAGGCGCGGCTCTGCGCATCCTCGGCGCCCTACCCGAACGGGTGTCGGACTGCCGGGCCGGCGACGTGGACCTGGTGTGCCGTACCGACAGCACCCGGCTGGGGTTGTGGCGGATGTCCGTACCCGACCGGTGA
- a CDS encoding tyrosine-type recombinase/integrase — protein MPRTAAPAQRPSARAALATGPLDFTEAWLRNRRLSEHTRAAYRRDITGWLGWCTGRDLDPLRVTFLDVNSYARDLESTVDPRSGRPLTPATVARKLSALSSWYDFLVRLRAVEANPVSGADRPRVSRDHSATVGMTPDEVDALLAAAETDTGPTAARNRVALAFLADLGLRVGELVSLDLSDLGYERGHRSIRFIGKGGRARRRALTPGTAFAVDAYLRTRAAAERVPVEQLAGPLLVTGTGGRLDRHAVFRLVRRLARLAGIPAWAKLSPHSLRHAFATTARSEGVPLEDVQDAMGHADPRTTRRYDRDRHNLDRDPAYAIWAARARRQPADPA, from the coding sequence ATGCCTCGCACCGCCGCACCCGCTCAGCGTCCGTCGGCCCGCGCCGCCCTGGCCACCGGCCCGCTCGACTTCACCGAGGCGTGGTTGCGCAACCGCCGGCTCTCCGAGCACACCCGGGCGGCGTACCGGCGGGACATCACCGGTTGGCTCGGCTGGTGCACCGGACGGGACCTCGACCCGCTGCGGGTGACCTTCCTCGACGTCAACTCCTACGCGCGCGACCTGGAGTCGACCGTGGACCCCCGAAGCGGTCGCCCGCTCACCCCGGCGACCGTGGCCCGCAAGCTGTCGGCACTGTCGAGCTGGTACGACTTCCTGGTTCGGTTGCGGGCGGTCGAGGCGAACCCGGTCTCCGGCGCCGACCGCCCCCGGGTCAGCCGGGACCACTCCGCCACCGTCGGCATGACCCCGGACGAGGTGGACGCGCTGCTCGCCGCGGCGGAGACCGACACCGGCCCGACCGCTGCCCGCAACCGGGTCGCGCTGGCGTTCCTGGCCGACCTCGGGCTACGGGTCGGTGAACTGGTGTCGCTGGACCTCAGCGACCTCGGGTACGAGCGCGGACACCGAAGCATCCGGTTCATCGGCAAGGGAGGCCGGGCCCGGCGACGGGCTCTCACCCCGGGTACGGCGTTCGCGGTCGACGCGTACCTGCGGACCCGGGCGGCGGCCGAGCGGGTTCCGGTCGAGCAACTCGCCGGGCCGCTGCTGGTGACCGGAACCGGTGGGCGACTCGACCGGCACGCCGTGTTCCGCCTGGTACGCCGGCTGGCCCGACTCGCGGGCATCCCGGCCTGGGCGAAGCTCTCCCCGCACTCGCTGCGGCACGCGTTCGCCACCACGGCACGCTCCGAGGGGGTGCCGCTGGAGGACGTCCAGGACGCGATGGGGCATGCGGATCCGCGTACCACTCGCCGCTACGACCGTGACCGGCACAACCTCGACCGGGATCCGGCGTACGCGATCTGGGCCGCCCGCGCCCGACGCCAACCGGCGGACCCGGCCTGA
- the soxR gene encoding redox-sensitive transcriptional activator SoxR, with protein MGESIAGELTVGELAARSGVSVSALHFFERQNLITSRRTAGNQRRYRRDTLRRVALIRIAQRVGIPLAKVAEVLAVLPGSRTPTREDWARLALCWQDELDRRMRHLQQLRNEFTDCIGCGCLSLDRCPLVNPYDRMGAEGPGPRRLLGAGGAVAGTGCESPVDGSSACLAPAGATDRP; from the coding sequence ATGGGTGAATCCATCGCCGGTGAACTCACCGTCGGCGAACTCGCCGCCCGCAGCGGTGTGAGCGTGTCGGCACTGCACTTCTTCGAGCGGCAGAACCTCATCACCAGTCGCCGTACGGCCGGAAACCAGCGTCGGTACCGGCGGGACACGCTGCGTCGGGTCGCGCTGATCCGGATCGCCCAGCGCGTCGGCATCCCGCTGGCGAAGGTCGCCGAGGTGCTGGCCGTGCTGCCCGGCAGCCGTACGCCCACCCGGGAGGACTGGGCGCGGCTGGCCCTGTGCTGGCAGGACGAACTGGACCGACGGATGCGTCACCTCCAGCAGTTGCGCAACGAGTTCACCGACTGCATCGGGTGCGGCTGCCTCTCCCTGGACCGCTGCCCGCTGGTCAACCCGTACGACCGGATGGGTGCGGAGGGGCCGGGGCCACGACGGCTGCTCGGAGCAGGTGGTGCGGTGGCCGGCACCGGGTGCGAATCGCCCGTCGACGGATCGTCCGCCTGCCTGGCCCCGGCCGGCGCGACCGACCGACCCTGA
- a CDS encoding NADPH-dependent FMN reductase, producing MNVDAAITSSRPPLRVAVIIGSNREGRFGPTAARWFASHAELRDDLTVDLVDLAETPLPTALTNNPTAELAEVLGGLTKRLDLADAFVVVTPEYNHSYPASLKAAIDWHFTQWQAKPVGFVSYGGLSGGLRAVEHLRQVFAELHAVTVRETVSFHGAWARFGPDGQPKDPEACTAAATAMLDQLLWWGEALRDARTRSPYAG from the coding sequence ATGAACGTTGACGCGGCAATCACCTCCTCCCGGCCGCCGCTGCGGGTGGCGGTCATCATCGGCAGCAACCGGGAAGGCCGGTTCGGGCCGACCGCGGCCCGGTGGTTCGCCTCCCACGCGGAGCTTCGCGACGACCTGACCGTCGACCTCGTCGACCTGGCGGAAACTCCGCTGCCGACCGCGCTCACCAACAACCCGACGGCCGAACTGGCAGAGGTGCTGGGTGGCCTGACCAAGCGTCTCGACCTGGCCGACGCGTTTGTGGTGGTCACACCGGAGTACAACCACAGCTACCCGGCCTCGCTCAAGGCCGCGATCGACTGGCACTTCACCCAGTGGCAGGCCAAACCGGTCGGATTCGTCTCCTACGGCGGACTGTCCGGGGGACTGCGCGCGGTGGAGCACCTGCGGCAGGTCTTCGCCGAACTGCACGCCGTCACGGTGCGCGAGACGGTCAGTTTCCACGGCGCGTGGGCGCGGTTCGGCCCCGACGGTCAACCGAAGGATCCGGAAGCCTGCACCGCGGCGGCCACCGCCATGCTCGACCAGCTCCTCTGGTGGGGCGAGGCGCTGCGCGACGCCCGTACCCGTTCCCCCTACGCCGGTTGA
- a CDS encoding ArsR/SmtB family transcription factor, with protein MEIEERVAELERRLAALERTDHPATRVVEGDLWALDGLTAMLAEHDIAHGGVLFTGKVQLPTDEHYAWQYARPTDALLDEDWSQAAESFAALGHPVRMRLLHEILGGRRTAAELAALEDLGTTGQIYHHLRQLTATGWLHTAARGRYEVPPGRVVPLLVMLAAARP; from the coding sequence ATGGAGATCGAGGAGCGTGTCGCGGAGCTGGAACGTCGACTCGCCGCGCTCGAACGGACCGACCACCCCGCCACCCGTGTGGTGGAGGGCGACCTCTGGGCCCTCGACGGGCTCACCGCGATGCTCGCCGAGCACGACATCGCGCACGGCGGGGTGCTGTTCACCGGCAAGGTCCAGCTACCCACCGACGAGCACTACGCGTGGCAGTACGCCCGCCCGACCGACGCGCTGCTCGACGAGGACTGGTCGCAGGCCGCCGAGTCGTTTGCCGCGCTCGGCCATCCCGTGCGGATGCGCCTGCTGCACGAGATCCTCGGCGGCCGCCGCACAGCCGCCGAACTGGCCGCCCTCGAAGACCTCGGCACCACCGGCCAGATCTACCACCACCTGCGACAACTGACCGCCACCGGCTGGCTGCACACCGCCGCCCGGGGCCGCTACGAAGTGCCGCCCGGTCGGGTCGTGCCACTGCTGGTGATGCTGGCCGCCGCCCGACCGTGA
- a CDS encoding M23 family metallopeptidase translates to MRKLSMILYRCCWVAFLALLVAGYYLDFSWLWGWLPLGLAFALQLAANRQPAVADARPVVEVDPPVTGRWSALNSPADRVPSHGTRGYGQAYAIDIVAEPEDTARPRFGWWPFVRGNRHFPAFGTPILAVADATVLSAVDHHRDHLSRNSYPALLYLLVESILRDLSGPGRVFGNHVILDLGDGTYAAYAHLRRDSLTVRAGDRVHSGHLLARCGNSGNTTEPHLHFQLMDDPDLDVARGVPFTWRGIGVPGNGEVFTVAQTANT, encoded by the coding sequence GTGCGCAAGCTGTCGATGATCCTCTACCGCTGCTGCTGGGTGGCGTTCCTCGCGTTGCTCGTGGCCGGGTACTACCTCGACTTCTCCTGGCTCTGGGGCTGGCTACCGCTGGGCCTGGCCTTCGCGCTGCAACTCGCCGCGAACCGGCAACCCGCCGTCGCCGACGCCCGGCCCGTGGTCGAGGTCGACCCACCGGTCACCGGCCGCTGGTCCGCGCTCAACAGTCCCGCCGACCGGGTGCCCAGCCACGGCACCCGCGGCTACGGGCAGGCGTACGCGATCGACATCGTGGCCGAACCGGAGGACACCGCCCGACCCCGCTTCGGTTGGTGGCCGTTCGTACGCGGAAACCGGCACTTCCCGGCCTTCGGCACCCCGATCCTGGCCGTCGCGGACGCCACCGTCCTGTCCGCGGTCGACCACCACCGCGACCACCTCAGTCGCAACTCGTACCCGGCGCTGCTCTACCTGTTGGTCGAGTCGATCCTGCGGGACCTCTCCGGCCCGGGGCGGGTGTTCGGCAACCACGTCATCCTCGACCTCGGCGACGGCACCTACGCCGCGTACGCCCACCTGCGGCGTGACTCGCTCACGGTGCGCGCCGGGGACCGGGTCCACAGCGGTCATCTCCTGGCGCGGTGCGGGAACTCGGGCAACACCACCGAACCGCATCTGCACTTCCAGCTCATGGACGACCCGGATCTGGACGTCGCCCGTGGAGTGCCGTTCACCTGGCGCGGGATCGGCGTACCGGGCAACGGCGAGGTCTTCACCGTGGCGCAGACCGCGAACACGTGA
- a CDS encoding SRPBCC family protein, whose protein sequence is MTNTVANKELVITRIFDAPRELVYQAFVDPDQIAQWFGPVGFSVPRDTIDIDARTGGHQRMVMVSDDDPNMTSPVDARFTEVIENELLVGAEEWDPTPGEAEPVAMYMRLEFHDEGDKTRIVLRQGPYTEEVEGMAREGWNSSFTKLDNLLGS, encoded by the coding sequence ATGACGAACACCGTCGCCAACAAGGAACTGGTCATCACCCGGATCTTCGACGCGCCCCGCGAACTGGTCTACCAGGCGTTCGTCGACCCCGACCAGATCGCGCAGTGGTTCGGCCCGGTGGGCTTCTCGGTGCCGCGCGACACCATCGACATCGACGCCCGCACGGGTGGACACCAGCGGATGGTGATGGTCAGCGACGACGACCCGAACATGACCTCGCCGGTCGACGCCCGGTTCACCGAGGTGATCGAGAACGAGTTGCTGGTCGGTGCCGAGGAATGGGACCCCACACCGGGCGAGGCGGAGCCCGTCGCGATGTACATGCGGCTCGAGTTTCACGACGAGGGCGACAAGACCCGGATCGTGTTGCGGCAGGGTCCGTACACCGAGGAGGTCGAGGGCATGGCCCGCGAGGGTTGGAACAGCTCGTTCACCAAGCTCGACAACCTGCTCGGGTCCTGA
- a CDS encoding ArsR/SmtB family transcription factor — MASDRLSVIFAALADPTRRAILTRLAEGDATVSELAEPFSISLPAISRHLKVLEHAGLISRSRAAQWRSSSLNAEPLQEATAWMERYRQFWDANFNRLDAHLRRIQQERSAQQTDRAPEGEAP; from the coding sequence ATGGCGAGTGACCGGCTCAGCGTGATCTTCGCGGCGCTGGCGGACCCCACTCGGCGGGCGATCCTGACCCGCCTCGCGGAGGGCGACGCCACCGTCTCGGAGCTTGCCGAGCCGTTCTCCATCAGCCTTCCGGCGATCTCGCGACACCTGAAGGTGCTCGAGCACGCCGGACTCATCTCCCGCAGCCGTGCGGCGCAATGGCGGTCCAGCAGCCTGAACGCCGAACCCCTGCAGGAGGCGACGGCATGGATGGAGCGCTACCGGCAGTTCTGGGACGCCAACTTCAATCGACTCGACGCGCACCTGCGCCGCATCCAACAAGAGCGGTCGGCACAGCAGACCGACCGCGCACCCGAGGGGGAAGCACCATGA